A window of Pseudoliparis swirei isolate HS2019 ecotype Mariana Trench chromosome 13, NWPU_hadal_v1, whole genome shotgun sequence genomic DNA:
aattgcaatcacgtaaaccaaatgtgcaaatcacttttgaaaaatgaaaataatgttcTATGTGCAAACAAAAACccggtacaggcatttcaacatgtatttattaatgatttaGTTTTAGGGctgtgtactttgaacttgtatgtgaagttctcaataaaagaTCTGTAGTaacactgcgccccactagaggggcgcgccccacagtttgagaaccactgtcaTAATGGGAAGTTGGAAGAGCCCAAAATGCTCTCAGCTAATATGTCTGAGCACCAGAAAAGAGACCCTGGGTTCTGTTAGGCTCCAGGTCCATTGGGTTTAGACCGAGTCCCCTTACCGTCGGTGACGAAGCTGTAGTCCCGAGGtcggtcagaggtcacgcttGACGCGGTGCTGACCGGCGAGCAGCTGTTGAACCTCAGCAGGCTGGCGGCCGGGCTGGCGGCCGGGCTGATGCTCTGATTGGATACGCTGCTGAGGGTTTCTGAACCCCTGGGCAGGTTTACCAACACCCTCTCCACGACCAAGGTGACCCGCTAGAGGAGAGGAGTAGACGTGAGACTCCCTGGCGACGGCTTTGTCGTGTTCTGGCCGCGCCCCGTGAGGTGAGGCGGTTTGTATCCATGAGGCAGAACAAAATGGAGTCGATGCCAATGTGACGGTTGTGAGAGTCGCCTGAgccagagggtgaggagggcTTTAAGCTCAGGCTCACAATTACAATGCTATCATTAGCAGGTGTGATTTAGTTAGCATCCAAACACTCGCTAATTAGCACAAAACGTACGGCTGAAAGCAAAGTTTTGGacgattaaacatttttacGTGAATCCGCTTTGACCGACTTTTGTGGCAATGCATCCGGGAGCCGTTAAAAACCGTAAATATCGATCTTCCTGGTGACGCTGAAGTCAAGTCGTCATGAAAGTCATAAGCGTCCCGGAGCCGTAAAACGTAGCGTCTAAACTTTCGCGTGCCGATCCATCTCGTCGGTAACGATCACCGCCATCGGCGCATCGAGCTGACCGTGGGTCTCCGTTACCTCCCCGGTGTTTCTCAGGCGCTCCACGGCCTGCCGGTAGCTGAAGCTCTGGAAGCTGACCCCGTCCACCTCCAGCAGTCTGTCCCCTGAAGGTTtgagacacacaaagaaacagatTCATAACGGTTGTCATAATGATTGACTCCATGTTCACGCCTTAATGAGTGATGAGTTTCCGTGACACGGTGTTGTGTGCGCTCTGGAAGCTGTTATGGCTCCGGGGAAGATGCCTaataataaatgtcatgtgttacatttaattatttactgtatgtaaaaaactaatttaaatatCATTACATAATGTGTACCCTACCTTGtgtttctccctcttctccctatTTATCTGAGTGTGTCGTAGGCCACTCATTATTGTCGGCCTGTAAGTTGAACATGTTTTCTATGCGTCAACCGGAAGAATGACGGATAGCTTTATCTAACATGCTCCAATAACTTCCAATAACTCCCAATAACTCAAAGGGATCAATAGGTGGCCTCGCTGGGTGAGCTCCACGTGACTGTAATCATATAATAAAGCACTTTGGGTAATATTGCTCTCCATCATGTTCGTGTGTCGCTGCCGTACCTGAACGCATCCGCCCGTCTCTCTCCGCGGCGCCTCCCGGAACGAGGCTCCTTATGTAGATCCCTCCATTGGGAAGGATTGTGTCCACGCCACCCTGAAGGATCCACGACGACACTTTGACTCAGAACACATCTGGGCTCTActgatgtgccccccccccccactattCTACATGTTGTCCATGTCAGTGACATCACACGTCGGAGATGTTTCGTGAACTTACGGAGAAGCTGATGCCCAGACTTCCCGATGTCTTTCGGAGCTCCACGGTGATCTCCTCCGGCCTCGTGCAGTTCAGAGGGACGGACAGAGAGTCCTGAAAACAACACGGGTCGAAGAAGACGCTCAACTTCAGGCCCTGTGTTTCTGTATGCGACCGTATATAGATTATATACGCTATCGTTCAAAAGTTcgtggtcacttagaaatgtccttatttttcaaagcactgtttttttcaatgaagataacattaaatgaatcataaatcctctctctacatagttaatgtggtaaatgactattctctggtgtgtaatgaagtctctacatacactaccattcaaaagtttggggtcatccagacaattttgtgtcttccatgagaactcacttttatttatcaaatgaattgaaaattgaatagaaaatatagtcaagacattgacaaggttagaaataatgattaatatttgaagtattcattttgttcttcaaacttcaagctcaaaggaaggccagttgtatagcttatatcaccagcataactgttttcagctgtgctaacataattgcacaagggttttctaatcagatattagtcttctaaggcgattagcaaacacaatgtaccattagaacactggagtgatagatgatggaaatgggcctccatacaccgatggagatatttcattagaaaccagacatttccacctagaatagtcatttaccacattaacaatgtatagtatgtatttttgattaatgttatctttattgaaaaaacagtgcttttctttgaaaaataacgacatttctaagtgaccccaaacttttgaacggtagtgtaggtgtatagaggcccatctccagtgttctagtggtacattgtgttatcgccttagaagactagcggaggggtagaaaacacttgaaacccctttttacgtgagcgcagctgaaaacagttatgctgctgagagaagctataaaactggccttcctttgagccacaagaagaacaacattaatattgaaTATTTCGATATTTTCTATTccttttgcaattcatttgataaataaaagtgagttttcatggaaaacacaaaattttCTGGGtgaacccaaacttttgaacggtagtgtagattaATGGCAGATATTAAGCCACAAGTACAAAAATTAACCAGtactaaataaagaaaaagtctCATGTCGGAAGTAGAGTAAGTTAAATTGTAGACATTAATTCTGCATATATGGGGTCGAATTGAGATTTCTCAATTACCCTTTTCTGGATAAATACTGATACTTATATGAATAAAGACAAAAGCACCTGTCTTCATAACTCTACCTGTGCACCGAGGAAACAGGCTTCTCGGGGGACGTGGAGCCTGTTGCCGGTCTTCGGCGTCATCGCGACCGAAACAATCTCCTCTAAGCTGTCGTCCGGCGATCGGATGTCCGCCATCGTGGTCTCAGTGGTCTGAGACTCGTAATGGCGTTGCACGGGAGAGCGCACGTTGCTGGGGCCGAGGGCCACTGTGGAGCGAGTCGGTTAATGTTACACCTCAAGATATGGTAAGAGATGCTGACtagtctctttttcttttcctctgaaGTTGTGAGTATGCTTATTCACTCTCATATTGATGATCCAACAAGCACCTCTGAAGGAgtacactgtccctttaaccctcctgttgccttcgggtcaatttgacccgattcaatgtttaaccctcctgttacctttatatttactgacatattttacccttggtgtcaatatgaccccagctattaaaatctccagaaaattattagaattaatattgttttccaagtttaagtgtgaggtactttatgtttgtttgttgacgaccgaaagaacaccgacattaaatattgaatcgggtcagtAGTCAGTAAGCATAGCTTAGCAGCAagactaaagaggaggagggggggggggttacacctAGTTTTTGTGCAGCTTTAATATATTAATAGAATATGtttaacatatttaaaatacagaTTGTGTGATTTCTCTCATCTAACGCTCGGCAAGGGTGTCAATAAGCATATTTTACATTCATTTTAACGACTATATTGATGGTGATTTCAGTGAAAACATTGTGATATATGCTGTTTGAGCATTTTAAATGCAATAATGGGATGGAGAGAACACTTTCCTAACACTTGGAACAAGATGTATTGAACAACAGATGGCTCTGAAGTTCTGAAGCAATTTTTGCAAAAGACAAACGAGTCTTAAAACACTCAAATGTTCTCCATATTATTTCATATAAGAATAGAGGGCAACACAATACACCCAGGGAggcttaaaaacaacaacaaaatgccaCCATGCTGCACATGTAATTCAGAACAGGTGCATCAGTAGAATAGGATAATCActggaggtaacacacacacacacacacacacagtaaccacACACAGCACCTTTTGGCTGTGAGACGATGAGCTGCACCTCCTCGGGGCTGCTCTGCATGACCTCTGCTGCCTTGCTGAAGGTGACGCCCTCCAGGCTGATGTGGTTCAGAGAGATCAGACGACCACCTGCAGGCAGAAGGTCACCGTGAAACGGTGCCGGGTGTCCAGTATCAGTGGAGTCCGAAAGACCTGCACCACCACCTCTGAACCCACGTGTGACCCCCCCTCAAAGGCCCTGTGACCTTATCAAACAGACCCCTCCCATTCCCTCCCTGTCCTCCTTTGCACATTTCTCTGCATCCATTTCCTTAGAAAACACGACGTTGGATGAATTCAAAAGAAGATAAAACTAATGATTGAACACACGCGTGAGGGGCGCCGCACCAAAATGAAGCAGCCACCCATTGAATTAGAGACGatacgtttgatttctaaattgGAAAAGCAGTAAGACATCGAAGGTAGAGACGTCTACCTGTTTGGATGCGTCCGTCCTTGTCAGCGGGTCCATCGGGCACAATGGACTCAACGAAGATGCCCAAGTCATAGTCGCCCACGGTGTCCTCTCCCACTATCACGACGCCTGTGAGAGCACGAACCCCACGGGTGTGTTGAGAGAAGACCAAAAtgcatgaggagagagagagtgcgcaGGGCCAGAGGCTTTGTCTAGTCCAGCCTGACTCCTTGATCCTTTATCTGACTGGTTTGGGGTCATATCGATCGTCTCTGTCGTGTGCGACCAGCTCACCCAGGCCGAGCTTCGGGTCTTTCTTCAGGTTAACACACAGGACTTCTCTCTCTGGCGATGACTCCAGTTTTGTCGAGCTTCCTGTAAGACACAAAAAGCAGAACGGCAGGTAAAAAGAAGACGTCGTCGATCGCGCGACTCGTTCGTGGGCAACCTGGGAAGCCCGATCGACCCGCGTACCTTTGGCCGCCGAGGAGCCGGAAGGGGCTTCGGATCCGCTCCTCAGAGAACAGGCCGGGGAGCGTATACCGGTGCTGCTGCGCTGACTGCTGGAGCCGAAGACAGAAGTGTGGGGGGGATGATAAAGGATGGAGAGTCATTTACGCAATTCTGTCTTCTGAGAACAGGAAGTGCTTATTCTTTTTTGTTCCGACCTGGGCTCGGTGAGGAGCTGCTGTTTGATGCGCGCCTCGATCCGGGCGGTGACGTCGTCGCACAGCTTGTTCAGGGACCCGTCCTGAGGCGTGGTCAGGCCGCTGCTGTCCTGCGGCGTCTCGGAACAGGAGAAGGACTTGAGCCGGCCGCCCCGGGCGCGGCACGCCGTGGCGTACCGCGCGACGTTCTCCTCTGGAGGTCACGGAAAAAAGAGACAGGGAGGAGTTTAGAGGACTGCCTTCCAATGATGTCTTCTGGGGGCCACAGAAAGGAAATGGCGACGGCACTCGGTCTACGACTCAAGAAGCCGGCTTTGGCAATGGTCCCGGTGCAGcaactgacctgagaccaggttgTGGCCGAGCTGCCGGGAGCTCATCTCGTTGTTGAACTTGTGTTGGGCGGAGCAGAGGTTACACAGATATTTGGCTATCTTCGATCTCTCGGCGATAAAGATGTGCTTCTTTTTGCTGACGCGGCTCTCCACCACAAATTTCCGCCTCTGCAGGAAACCAGGGAAGGAAAGTTTGACCACGCAGAGCAAAAAATGACGAATGTCACCAAATTGAATCTCCGTCGCTCACATTAGAGGAGATGGTTGCTGCCTCCCTCCAGTAGAACGTCTGGCTGGTGGATCGGCAGCCATCTTTAACCTCGAAGACGATGACTCCTTTGGCGCAAACCCCCAGCGTCACCTCTCCTTCCAAAGGCTTTTTCTCACGTATCGCGCGGTGGAACATAACGCCGTATTCGGGCAACTGTTGACACGccttaaaaataaaaggggGGACAAACATGGCCGTCATGGTCACCATTACCACCGTATGTTCATTTTCTCATCATCAAATTGGACGATTTTGCCACCTTGAGGAACTCGAGCTCCGATTCGTCAGCGAGCATCTGAGCGTTGTTGGCGTGAAGTCGCAGCAGCTCCCCCTGGATGTGAGGCAAGGCGCGGCGCTCCATCACGCTCTTGGAGACGTACTGGTCAGGGCGGTAGTAGTTTCTACCGTACAGCTAAAACACAACGGATCACAACCTTTCATGTGGAGACACTCGATCGGTCGCCTTCCACAGTTATTACGCCGTGTCATTATACATCAATGTTTAATTTGACATGTTCTGCATTGTCGGAGGAACAATCCTAACCATTGTCCTCTTATGTCATGATAGCTTGTGCAACTCTTCTGatataccgtgtgtgtgtgtctgaagaaCTAGGACAGGTTCAAAGGTGACGAGACACCACGATGACCGACATGTCCTGGGTTCATCTTCATGGACTTAAGACACCTTGTCCTATCATTGAGCTCCGTTTAAGTCGATGAAAGACAGATATTATTCTACTGGGCTTCTGAGAACGTTTAAAGGACGGAAGACTTCTTGCTTGATGGCTCAGAGACTCCGCCTCCATCCATGAATGTTTCATGACTTGTTTCTACTTTAGCTAACGGTTGATTCCTGGTAAACTTGTCcctgaaataaagtgttaaAAGACAACCGTGCTTGAACTACTCTTGATTTCTCTCAAGCTAACGGAACATTCATTTCCACCACAGGCATCAGGTTTGTTGGTGGCACAAACCTCCGGCATGCATTCACCGCACTCCGTCTGCAGGGCCAGGGCTCCGAGGTGCAGAGCCGTCTCCTCGTGGCAGGACAGCCGGTCCTCCAGGAGGTCCCTCCGGAGCTGGAGGTAATGCTGGTGGCGGGTCTGCCGTTGCCTAACGAGAGAGGAGGGATTTCGACTTTGTCGCTTTTTTTCTTTGTAGTaatgcaagagagagagagagagagagagcaatacTCACAAAAGAGAAATGTCATTGACAAATAATTTCACCCGAAAAAATAGGACAAAGGGGTTTGTAGGCACTTTCTTCCAGCTATCCGGGGCAACTTTGGAAATCTTGGTGTCATTGTCCACGAAGAAAAACTCATTATCTAAAAAGAGCCCAGTAGGAAAAAAACATGAGTCAACAGAAATAATGTATGAAACCACAGACAAATGGTCTTTTTGGTTTGTGCATGTCTTCCGTATGACCACAAAATGCTCAGTGTGTTCACATAATTTGCTATTAAAAATGCAATAATCCCTCCAGAAAGACTCTCTCCTCTTTTACCGTCAATAAAAGCAAGGCCAAAGTAGAAATGCTCCACCAGGTTGAAGTGAGCCACAATCATGTCGAAGACGTCCCCTCCTCTGGTCTTCACCTCACACTTCACCAGGATGCTCTGGCCGTTGGGCATCGACACACTCAGCTCTCTCTGAGTGGTAGGAGATTTCCCTTTCTTTGACTACGAAAGGGAAGAAAATGATGTCGTTATCCCCGCAGCTGCCTCTTCAAACCACTCACGGCCGAGTCCATCGACATTTCTATTTTCCATAACTCACCACGATGGATGCGGGCAGCTCCAAGACGACCAGAGGCTCATCTAAAATTCGAATAAACTCCGGACCCGCGTCCTGCAATAAGAGGAGGAACCACAAGAGACACGTGATGAGCTACATATGTTATTATTACGATGTGACGTGACACAATGACCCCGACTCACCTTGGCCTTCCGGTCACTGAGGTTCATCGTGGATCTGGAGACGGTCTTGCGGCTGCCCCCCGTGTACGGGCTGCAGGGGTGCAGCTGCTGCCAGCTGCCGTATTTCTCCCTGTGGTGACATCCCGAGGGAATCCTGGGAAAAAAATAAGAGTTTTCCATCTTCAGTCTCATGGGAGCCGAGAGCTATCACTCAAACATCGCACATTTCTTTTTATGGCTGTTTATCTTTTTTAGCAACATGTCAAACTCAACTTGAATTTGGTTGGTTTTGaggtcattttatttttactgtgtcttctcatggtgccttaaaACCTGTAAATGGGTGAATGACAAGGTCCTGTGTGCTAAAAGAATGTATTGTATGTATAATAACGTTAATGCTTCATACGCGGACGGCTCCGGATAAGATGCTCCCGAGAATTTTCTAGGAATCTTCTTGTTCTGCGCCCATGAAGAGTTATTGAAAGAGCCCCCTGAAAAACAAAATTGGTATGCAGCACTTATGGATGGAAAATGTCTAAAAACTTAAGGTTTTTagagtgagatgagaagattgtTACAACCTCTTCTCATCTTACTCTGCGATAAAATGCTGAACTATTGCTTTAAATTGCAAAAGTGCAAGACAAAAGGCGCGTGTTCATGTTTTCTGAGTTATATAAGAAGCACAATGGTGTTTTTTCCAGACCAGCTTTATGGATGCTGCAGCACACAGAAAGAAATGAGATGGACTTTAAATCTGACGGATTTACAGTTTTCTTACTGTGTAATCTGTCCCGGATCATTTGACTGCGGTCCGTCAGCCGGGATCCGTTTTCAGCCATGGACACATGATCGACCTGCAGAGACACCACAGTCCGGGTCAAGGAAACAATCAAAAACATCTCAAAACCCAAACATGGCCTCCTCACCCAGCCACTGacccacccactcacccacccactgacccacccactcacccacccactcacccacccactcacccacccacTCACCGAGTTCCTGTACACGTCCTCCACCAGCTGCCTGACGAGCCGATCGGCCGGCGGCAGCATCAGGGCCTTGTGGTGGAGCTCGCAGGTCTCCTGCACCGTCAGCAGGTCGGTCCTCCGGATCACCATGTCCTCGCACATGCTCAGCAGCAAACCCTCCAGCTGCGCACTCAGCTGCAccggcttggggggggggggggggaaacatggCCGATGATGCAAAAAGGTACTGAGAATGTGCGAAGAGTTATAGCTGGAGAGAGGTTTTATGCAAGTACCTGGTTTTGAGGGAGATGATAATCGACACACCAATAAAGAGTCATCCCCAGCGAGTACACAACCATCTGAGGAGAGCCGGAACAAGGAAGTGATTCAGATGTTAATACCTTGGACTATAAGGATGCTCCTTTACATTTCATACAGTCTTTTGGGACAGTTAAAAATCCTCAAACATGGGATATTACTCGTCTCATGCAAGGATACTGCGGACTCCTTAAAAATATCAAGTTACATGGACCTGacttcttattaccttcgcattgaaaatgcggaaggtaatgttttgatcgccgtgtatttatttatttgtatgcgtgttactcgcataacacaaaaagtattaaaccgaatcgcataaaatttggtgggatgattggttattatccggggaccatttgattagattttgggatcgatcgggtcaaaggtcaaggtcaaggtcatgaaaaggtcaacatctttcatttcactgcacaccctgtgtgtgtatgtgacaaataaaacatcttgaatcttgaatcttgaatcttgaatcttcttgaatcgcatgaaatttggtgggatgattggttattatccggggaccatttgattatattttgggatcaatcaggtcaaaggtcaaggtcatgaaaaggtcaaaatcttctttttaccatagcacggtcaattttgcgaatgtatgcgctctaccgagtgcccattctagtttcatgaTGTTCTGGTGCTCAAACCTCCTGAAACAACGCATCTTCTATCCCACTAATCATCTCATGACCCTCAGGGTGATCTCGCTTTTCTTGAACCTTTTCGGCTGCAGTCCTGGAGGAGGCCGCCTGGCCCTGCTGGATCTCGGGAGCCGTGAAGGAGGCCACGTCTTCGTACCGGGCGCAGCTCTTGAAGGCCAGGCTCCCGTTGGCCGACAGCAGCACCGAGCCGGGGCTCAGCACGCTGCACATGTTGCCCGAACCTGAACGGGGGAGGGGCGACACAAGGTGGTTCACTAACTCATCATGAGCCATGTGCACCTGAGCGTTCAGGAGGAAATGGGAGCTGGTGAGCGGTTACCTTTCTTGGAGATGGCCAGTAAGGCGTCGGTGGTGGCGAGCAGCAGACACCAGACCTCGTCCTCATCCAGCTTCGAACCCCGGCCCTCCAACACTTCCGCCAGGGTCACAAATGTACCCATCctgctgggacacacacacacacaaagaggctGAGTGTCCTCACAGGCTGGAATCCCACTGTACTTCTGGCGCAATTAAcgttcagaggtcagaggtcggcgtTTGAGATAGACGAGCTTAAAGGTTGAGTGGATTTAGATTTGTAAAAATCTgacagttttttggggttttgctTTCACGTTCAGAACACCAACTTCTCTATCAGACCACGTTGTGATTCATTCCACAAAGCAACGGCTCCCTTTTTCTGTTCGACCAGATTAACGACGACAGGATCACAGAAAACTGATTatatttgtgcttttttttgtttgttaatttGTATTTGCATCCGTTCCATCTGTTCCCGCCGAGCACagaaacaacaagaagaaggacgAACAGATTAACAAATCCCTCCGAAGCATTAGCATGGTTCTCGGTAACCACGGCGACCCTGGTGGAgtttttcattcattatttcacGATCAGATTAACATCCATCTCATTCCTTCTCATATTAGAGGAACAACCAGACAACGGAAGGATCTTTATTcttgttccatttatttactgctttaattcattttaaatttaTCACAACTTAATTTAACGCCGCTCCGATAATGAAGCGCGCTTTCCATTCACCCAATCACTAAAGGCCTTTTCCACAGCAGACATTTTGCACTCGTCACCGCTGGTAAAAAGCACACGTGTGTGACGGCGTGACGGTGAGCCTGAAACGCGAAGCAGCTAAATGTAAATTCAGCCGTTCATTTTGGGATATTACCCCCTCGAGCTTTTTGCTCCTGTGACACGTCAAAGTCACCACAATTTGAATGTAATCACACAAAATCAAATTAGGGATTATgccactcgtgtgtgtgtgtgtgtgtgtgtgttattaaccATGTTTCAGTGCGGCTTTGTGCCGTTTGTTTCCTTCATTTAATCCTCTCCCTCGGTTTGAGTAAAAGCGATTCGTTACAGTCTCCTTCGGTTGCGTACTGCTCGTCCACATTACAGGAAAGTGTGTCGGGATCCGTAAGGAACGCTGGGTCTGCAATCACATA
This region includes:
- the frmpd2 gene encoding FERM and PDZ domain-containing protein 2 isoform X1, producing MGTFVTLAEVLEGRGSKLDEDEVWCLLLATTDALLAISKKGSGNMCSVLSPGSVLLSANGSLAFKSCARYEDVASFTAPEIQQGQAASSRTAAEKMVVYSLGMTLYWCVDYHLPQNQPVQLSAQLEGLLLSMCEDMVIRRTDLLTVQETCELHHKALMLPPADRLVRQLVEDVYRNSVDHVSMAENGSRLTDRSQMIRDRLHRGSFNNSSWAQNKKIPRKFSGASYPEPSAIPSGCHHREKYGSWQQLHPCSPYTGGSRKTVSRSTMNLSDRKAKDAGPEFIRILDEPLVVLELPASIVSKKGKSPTTQRELSVSMPNGQSILVKCEVKTRGGDVFDMIVAHFNLVEHFYFGLAFIDDNEFFFVDNDTKISKVAPDSWKKVPTNPFVLFFRVKLFVNDISLLQRQTRHQHYLQLRRDLLEDRLSCHEETALHLGALALQTECGECMPELYGRNYYRPDQYVSKSVMERRALPHIQGELLRLHANNAQMLADESELEFLKACQQLPEYGVMFHRAIREKKPLEGEVTLGVCAKGVIVFEVKDGCRSTSQTFYWREAATISSNRRKFVVESRVSKKKHIFIAERSKIAKYLCNLCSAQHKFNNEMSSRQLGHNLVSEENVARYATACRARGGRLKSFSCSETPQDSSGLTTPQDGSLNKLCDDVTARIEARIKQQLLTEPSSQRSSTGIRSPACSLRSGSEAPSGSSAAKGSSTKLESSPEREVLCVNLKKDPKLGLGVVIVGEDTVGDYDLGIFVESIVPDGPADKDGRIQTGGRLISLNHISLEGVTFSKAAEVMQSSPEEVQLIVSQPKVALGPSNVRSPVQRHYESQTTETTMADIRSPDDSLEEIVSVAMTPKTGNRLHVPREACFLGAQDSLSVPLNCTRPEEITVELRKTSGSLGISFSGGVDTILPNGGIYIRSLVPGGAAERDGRMRSGDRLLEVDGVSFQSFSYRQAVERLRNTGERVTLVVERVLVNLPRGSETLSSVSNQSISPAASPAASLLRFNSCSPVSTASSVTSDRPRDYSFVTDDNTQEVTLTKSANGLGFSFLMCELDPPTPDFSSLVRVKQLYPGQPAQRSGRIQEGDVLLAIDGQSLKELPYSVCAAFNSLICLYSLCFHLLGVIDQFDTLSISILINCKLLKGKLSFSLFHVGHISVYFQIIF
- the frmpd2 gene encoding FERM and PDZ domain-containing protein 2 isoform X3; the encoded protein is MGTFVTLAEVLEGRGSKLDEDEVWCLLLATTDALLAISKKGSGNMCSVLSPGSVLLSANGSLAFKSCARYEDVASFTAPEIQQGQAASSRTAAEKMVVYSLGMTLYWCVDYHLPQNQPVQLSAQLEGLLLSMCEDMVIRRTDLLTVQETCELHHKALMLPPADRLVRQLVEDVYRNSVDHVSMAENGSRLTDRSQMIRDRLHRGSFNNSSWAQNKKIPRKFSGASYPEPSAIPSGCHHREKYGSWQQLHPCSPYTGGSRKTVSRSTMNLSDRKAKDAGPEFIRILDEPLVVLELPASIVSKKGKSPTTQRELSVSMPNGQSILVKCEVKTRGGDVFDMIVAHFNLVEHFYFGLAFIDDNEFFFVDNDTKISKVAPDSWKKVPTNPFVLFFRVKLFVNDISLLQRQTRHQHYLQLRRDLLEDRLSCHEETALHLGALALQTECGECMPELYGRNYYRPDQYVSKSVMERRALPHIQGELLRLHANNAQMLADESELEFLKACQQLPEYGVMFHRAIREKKPLEGEVTLGVCAKGVIVFEVKDGCRSTSQTFYWREAATISSNRRKFVVESRVSKKKHIFIAERSKIAKYLCNLCSAQHKFNNEMSSRQLGHNLVSEENVARYATACRARGGRLKSFSCSETPQDSSGLTTPQDGSLNKLCDDVTARIEARIKQQLLTEPSSQRSSTGIRSPACSLRSGSEAPSGSSAAKGSSTKLESSPEREVLCVNLKKDPKLGLGVVIVGEDTVGDYDLGIFVESIVPDGPADKDGRIQTGGRLISLNHISLEGVTFSKAAEVMQSSPEEVQLIVSQPKVALGPSNVRSPVQRHYESQTTETTMADIRSPDDSLEEIVSVAMTPKTGNRLHVPREACFLGAQDSLSVPLNCTRPEEITVELRKTSGSLGISFSGGVDTILPNGGIYIRSLVPGGAAERDGRMRSGDRLLEVDGVSFQSFSYRQAVERLRNTGERVTLVVERVLVNLPRGSETLSSVSNQSISPAASPAASLLRFNSCSPVSTASSVTSDRPRDYSFVTDDNTQEVTLTKSANGLGFSFLMCELDPPTPDFSSLVRVKQLYPGQPAQRSGRIQEGDVLLAIDGQSLKELPYSRVLKLFKTSTLEVRLTLSRPAPGILPPIDQFTGT
- the frmpd2 gene encoding tyrosine-protein phosphatase non-receptor type 13 isoform X2, encoding MGTFVTLAEVLEGRGSKLDEDEVWCLLLATTDALLAISKKGSGNMCSVLSPGSVLLSANGSLAFKSCARYEDVASFTAPEIQQGQAASSRTAAEKMVVYSLGMTLYWCVDYHLPQNQPVQLSAQLEGLLLSMCEDMVIRRTDLLTVQETCELHHKALMLPPADRLVRQLVEDVYRNSVDHVSMAENGSRLTDRSQMIRDRLHRGSFNNSSWAQNKKIPRKFSGASYPEPSAIPSGCHHREKYGSWQQLHPCSPYTGGSRKTVSRSTMNLSDRKAKDAGPEFIRILDEPLVVLELPASIVSKKGKSPTTQRELSVSMPNGQSILVKCEVKTRGGDVFDMIVAHFNLVEHFYFGLAFIDDNEFFFVDNDTKISKVAPDSWKKVPTNPFVLFFRVKLFVNDISLLQRQTRHQHYLQLRRDLLEDRLSCHEETALHLGALALQTECGECMPELYGRNYYRPDQYVSKSVMERRALPHIQGELLRLHANNAQMLADESELEFLKACQQLPEYGVMFHRAIREKKPLEGEVTLGVCAKGVIVFEVKDGCRSTSQTFYWREAATISSNRRKFVVESRVSKKKHIFIAERSKIAKYLCNLCSAQHKFNNEMSSRQLGHNLVSEENVARYATACRARGGRLKSFSCSETPQDSSGLTTPQDGSLNKLCDDVTARIEARIKQQLLTEPSQRSSTGIRSPACSLRSGSEAPSGSSAAKGSSTKLESSPEREVLCVNLKKDPKLGLGVVIVGEDTVGDYDLGIFVESIVPDGPADKDGRIQTGGRLISLNHISLEGVTFSKAAEVMQSSPEEVQLIVSQPKVALGPSNVRSPVQRHYESQTTETTMADIRSPDDSLEEIVSVAMTPKTGNRLHVPREACFLGAQDSLSVPLNCTRPEEITVELRKTSGSLGISFSGGVDTILPNGGIYIRSLVPGGAAERDGRMRSGDRLLEVDGVSFQSFSYRQAVERLRNTGERVTLVVERVLVNLPRGSETLSSVSNQSISPAASPAASLLRFNSCSPVSTASSVTSDRPRDYSFVTDDNTQEVTLTKSANGLGFSFLMCELDPPTPDFSSLVRVKQLYPGQPAQRSGRIQEGDVLLAIDGQSLKELPYSVCAAFNSLICLYSLCFHLLGVIDQFDTLSISILINCKLLKGKLSFSLFHVGHISVYFQIIF